The following coding sequences are from one Haloarcula taiwanensis window:
- a CDS encoding transcriptional regulator — protein sequence MPSQNNKTISAVETTLDILGALGKLEPVGLSDLASHLDIPTSTVFIHLNTLVQRDYVVKESGQYRRSFRFLELGGSVRQRLDIGRLLRNKVEELSRETGEIAGAGIEENGQRVILYRSSGGKAAGDEIPIGNHTEMHWTSLGKAILAHLPVDKRNEIVAEHGLPRGTDNTLSSRSELEAALEQIRDQGYAIDDEEHLRGVRGVAVPIFNDEQDVMVSLGITGPRDRFTSRYMANLLEILRYTKNEIEVRSQYYEYSTIDR from the coding sequence ATGCCTTCACAGAACAATAAAACAATCAGCGCGGTTGAGACGACGCTGGACATCCTCGGTGCTCTCGGAAAACTTGAACCGGTCGGTCTCTCCGATCTGGCGTCTCACCTCGATATCCCCACGAGCACTGTCTTCATTCATCTCAACACATTAGTTCAACGCGATTACGTCGTTAAGGAGTCCGGGCAGTATCGTCGGTCGTTCCGCTTTCTGGAGCTCGGTGGCAGTGTTCGGCAGCGGCTGGATATTGGTCGGCTGCTCCGTAATAAAGTCGAAGAACTCAGCAGAGAAACGGGTGAGATTGCTGGTGCCGGCATCGAGGAGAACGGCCAGCGGGTCATCCTCTACAGGAGTTCTGGCGGAAAGGCTGCGGGCGACGAAATCCCTATCGGGAACCACACAGAGATGCACTGGACATCGCTGGGCAAAGCCATTCTGGCGCATCTTCCGGTGGACAAACGAAACGAAATCGTTGCCGAACATGGGCTTCCGAGGGGGACTGATAACACGCTATCATCCCGGTCAGAGCTTGAAGCGGCGCTTGAGCAAATCCGCGACCAGGGCTATGCGATAGACGACGAGGAGCATCTCCGAGGTGTTCGAGGTGTCGCTGTACCAATATTCAACGACGAACAGGATGTTATGGTGTCCCTCGGTATTACTGGTCCCAGAGATAGATTCACGTCCAGATATATGGCAAACCTGCTGGAAATACTCAGATATACGAAAAACGAGATCGAAGTTCGAAGTCAATACTACGAGTACAGTACGATAGACAGATAG
- a CDS encoding MFS transporter: MTPQATDSDMSDPTAETAVRTANSTWWLVAGASLISMGLAAYEIVPASVTPLIQESLRVGPTAAGLLVGVMFGTAVVVSLPAGAVLDRTDSRTAMAIAVGMLVIAGLWGWRAGRRGQYESILASRALGGAAYVVVWNAGIDMVSRTVEDSHRATAVGIFTASGPVGFALGQGTGPLIAQRFGWPTVLLAFIGPAIAGLAVFWPASRGHGGSRGDAPSLREFGAVLRSPSVWLVGALGFLGYALYLFVNSWGSSYLTQELNFSLAVSGLVVAVFPAVGVLSRISGGLISDRVFDGKRRPVVLCSFGLAAPLLLGFTQLRSLALLVTVLLLIGFAVQLTLGLSFTYVREVVDLRVAATTVAFQTSIGLAGAFVAPIAGGAVVNRAGFASAFLLAGVVAVAGIIVAWQAPEPGRQ, translated from the coding sequence ATGACACCACAGGCGACTGACTCCGATATGTCGGATCCCACTGCTGAGACAGCCGTCCGAACAGCCAACTCGACGTGGTGGCTTGTGGCAGGTGCGAGCCTGATTTCGATGGGATTGGCCGCATACGAGATCGTCCCTGCAAGCGTCACGCCGCTCATTCAGGAATCACTGCGGGTCGGACCGACAGCCGCTGGACTCCTCGTCGGAGTCATGTTCGGAACCGCCGTCGTCGTCAGCCTTCCTGCCGGTGCTGTACTGGATCGGACCGATTCGAGAACCGCGATGGCCATTGCGGTAGGCATGTTGGTCATCGCCGGGCTGTGGGGATGGCGAGCCGGCCGGCGCGGCCAGTACGAGTCAATCCTCGCATCCCGTGCACTGGGCGGAGCCGCCTACGTCGTCGTCTGGAACGCCGGTATCGACATGGTGAGCCGGACTGTCGAGGACTCTCACCGCGCGACAGCAGTCGGCATCTTCACCGCCAGCGGCCCGGTTGGCTTCGCACTCGGACAGGGAACTGGGCCGCTCATCGCCCAGCGGTTCGGCTGGCCGACTGTCCTTCTGGCCTTCATTGGCCCTGCAATCGCCGGCCTGGCCGTCTTCTGGCCAGCGAGTCGCGGGCACGGCGGAAGTCGGGGTGATGCCCCGTCTCTGCGAGAATTCGGGGCAGTGTTGCGGAGCCCGAGTGTCTGGCTCGTCGGGGCTCTCGGCTTCCTCGGTTACGCGCTATACCTGTTTGTGAACAGCTGGGGCTCGTCGTATCTCACGCAAGAACTAAACTTCTCGCTGGCCGTGAGTGGGCTCGTTGTTGCCGTGTTCCCCGCTGTGGGGGTGCTCTCTCGAATCAGCGGTGGACTCATATCGGATCGGGTCTTCGATGGCAAGCGGCGACCGGTTGTGCTGTGCTCGTTCGGCCTTGCTGCGCCGCTGCTCCTCGGGTTCACGCAGCTTCGCTCGCTGGCGTTGCTTGTCACCGTCCTTCTGTTGATCGGCTTTGCGGTCCAACTGACGCTTGGCCTCTCGTTTACGTACGTCCGAGAGGTCGTTGACCTGCGGGTCGCTGCAACGACGGTCGCATTCCAGACGAGTATCGGCCTCGCGGGTGCGTTCGTTGCACCGATTGCCGGCGGCGCCGTGGTGAACAGAGCCGGATTTGCGTCGGCGTTTTTACTGGCTGGCGTGGTCGCTGTCGCCGGTATCATCGTTGCATGGCAGGCCCCGGAGCCCGGACGCCAGTAG
- a CDS encoding nitrilase: MPSESFTLAAAQVEPVYHDKAGTLDKTCRYIEQAGRDGADIVVFPETYFPGYPYWRGSVSIPRWTDLMVDLQKNSLHVDDEAIDILGETVAEADLTLVLGTNEISDRQGSETLYNSLFYFDSTGELVGRHRKLMPTHEERAIWGRGDPSCLATYETAVGRLGGLICYENHMTLSKAALTAMGEEIHAAVWPGFWEQHGHPGDKTRAETSDAVDTCDIYPAMREYAFETQSFVAACSAYMSDAVPDGFSAEELGFNVAAGGSMLINPAGIVKAGPLVGEEGLLTAEFRDDERRATKAYFDAMGHYTRWDAVSLSISDKTLTPSQPRESGTEAVAGDGSLSAAQAQAVADEYDVPIGVVEAVADELAD; encoded by the coding sequence ATGCCATCTGAGTCTTTCACACTTGCGGCCGCACAGGTAGAGCCCGTCTACCATGATAAGGCTGGAACGCTGGACAAGACGTGTCGGTATATCGAGCAGGCGGGTCGGGACGGTGCAGACATCGTCGTTTTTCCGGAGACGTACTTCCCAGGGTATCCATACTGGCGGGGCAGTGTTTCCATCCCCAGATGGACTGACCTGATGGTGGACCTCCAGAAGAATAGCCTCCACGTCGACGACGAGGCGATTGATATCCTCGGTGAGACCGTCGCGGAAGCCGACCTCACGCTCGTGCTGGGGACGAACGAAATCAGCGACCGGCAGGGGAGCGAGACGCTCTACAATTCGCTGTTTTACTTCGACAGTACCGGGGAGCTGGTGGGTCGCCACCGGAAACTCATGCCGACCCACGAGGAGCGTGCCATCTGGGGCCGTGGCGATCCGTCGTGTCTGGCTACGTACGAAACAGCTGTCGGCCGACTCGGTGGGCTCATCTGCTATGAGAACCACATGACACTCTCGAAGGCGGCGCTAACCGCGATGGGTGAGGAGATACACGCCGCCGTCTGGCCCGGCTTCTGGGAACAGCACGGGCATCCGGGGGACAAGACCCGAGCGGAGACGAGCGACGCTGTGGATACCTGTGATATCTATCCCGCCATGCGTGAGTATGCCTTCGAAACCCAGTCGTTCGTCGCCGCGTGTTCGGCGTACATGAGCGACGCCGTGCCGGACGGGTTCTCGGCGGAGGAACTCGGATTCAACGTCGCTGCGGGCGGGAGTATGCTTATCAACCCGGCTGGTATTGTCAAAGCCGGCCCGCTGGTCGGTGAGGAGGGGCTTCTGACTGCCGAGTTCCGGGACGACGAACGACGGGCGACGAAAGCATACTTCGATGCGATGGGTCACTACACCCGATGGGACGCAGTCAGCTTGTCCATCAGTGATAAAACGCTAACGCCGTCACAGCCTCGGGAATCCGGCACGGAGGCAGTCGCTGGGGACGGTTCGCTCTCGGCAGCCCAGGCACAAGCGGTAGCCGACGAGTACGACGTTCCCATCGGAGTTGTCGAAGCGGTCGCCGACGAACTGGCAGACTAA
- a CDS encoding DNA-binding protein gives MSITTKIHIEHERLALVPTLQNLGEITIRVITQGNTDPGSTVFPFLIEYHDRERLEEMLDADPTVQSYDLVDWTDQTGIYYIEHTPETKLISSVVTDVNGFLVHTETKGNGWLVRLLLPDRDALNTIWEYANENDISLDIIEIYGNTDTGGESSYGLTDEQRTALTTAYENGYFGEPRDISLNEVADEIGLSSTAMSGRLRRGMRNLIAATLIDREK, from the coding sequence ATGTCGATAACGACCAAAATACACATCGAACACGAACGCCTCGCGCTGGTTCCGACCTTACAGAACCTTGGAGAGATAACCATCCGCGTTATTACACAGGGGAACACCGACCCGGGATCCACTGTGTTTCCGTTCCTTATCGAGTATCACGACAGGGAACGACTCGAGGAGATGCTCGATGCCGACCCGACAGTCCAGAGTTACGATCTTGTCGACTGGACCGACCAGACTGGTATATACTACATCGAACACACTCCTGAAACGAAACTCATCAGCTCCGTTGTTACCGATGTCAACGGTTTTCTCGTTCATACAGAGACGAAGGGCAACGGGTGGCTCGTCCGACTCCTGCTCCCGGACCGCGACGCGCTCAATACGATCTGGGAATATGCAAACGAGAACGATATCTCACTCGATATAATCGAAATATACGGAAACACGGACACCGGAGGCGAGTCGTCGTACGGACTGACTGACGAACAGCGGACCGCCCTGACAACTGCGTACGAAAACGGCTATTTCGGAGAGCCCAGAGATATCTCGCTGAACGAAGTCGCCGACGAAATCGGACTATCCTCGACAGCGATGAGCGGCAGACTCCGCCGTGGGATGCGGAACCTCATTGCGGCGACGTTAATAGACCGAGAGAAGTGA
- a CDS encoding dihydrofolate reductase yields MKVSLIAAVAANGVIGAGGDIPWQYPEDLAHFKQTTVGHPVIMGRRTFESIQRDLGGPLPKRLNIVLTTTPNRLPDSVTAVTSTTSALSAAADSGASTTYVIGGATVYEQFLQRADELVLTEVSAPFDGDVVFPTVDRSCWTETDRTTHSEFAIVSYTRTSSCSE; encoded by the coding sequence ATGAAAGTCTCGTTGATCGCTGCCGTCGCAGCTAACGGCGTGATCGGCGCTGGCGGCGACATTCCGTGGCAGTATCCCGAAGACCTGGCACACTTCAAGCAGACAACAGTCGGTCATCCCGTGATTATGGGGCGGCGAACCTTCGAGAGTATTCAGCGTGACCTTGGTGGCCCGCTGCCGAAGCGACTGAACATCGTCTTGACTACGACACCGAATCGCCTTCCGGACAGTGTTACGGCCGTTACCTCGACGACGTCGGCGTTGTCAGCAGCGGCCGATAGTGGTGCATCTACGACGTACGTCATCGGCGGGGCGACAGTGTACGAACAGTTTCTCCAACGGGCTGACGAGCTAGTTCTGACGGAAGTATCAGCCCCTTTCGATGGCGATGTCGTCTTTCCGACAGTCGACCGGTCGTGCTGGACTGAGACCGACCGAACGACACACAGCGAGTTCGCTATCGTGAGCTACACTCGAACAAGCAGTTGCTCGGAATGA
- a CDS encoding glycine cleavage system protein T: protein MTGNEEHPNHPSVDQSDRTVPRNLRQTGDPNIEMLVSTRVRKSPFFHKSFNEEGAWRATVYNRLYHPRGLIEPEDGGVMKEYDALTNTVTLWDVAVERQIRVKGPDAEALTNYVVTRDVTGMDAMDGKYVILCNEDGGVLNDPVLLRPEEDEFWFSISDSTLMQWLQGVNVDNDFDVEIDEIDVAPMQIQGPKALDVMVDVVGDEVKDVPYYGLMDGEINGADVLISQTGFSGEKGFEIYVRNAHEDAEKVWDPVMESVKDHGGRQIAPGHHRRIAAGIMSWGQDLDHETSPFQVNLGYHVPDDKEADYIGKEVLEEQKEQIENGNYPFQHKLIGLKIAGEPIRDYAPDFWLISDPDTGEECGYLTSPWWNPDLETNIGMGFVPAEKIQEVTDTPLNDEIYDEELDLEFQVHLPDEYAEEPGEPVFATAAKVPFKESVNPSAREQAKLNARKEAESDD from the coding sequence ATGACCGGTAACGAGGAACATCCTAACCATCCCAGTGTCGACCAGTCAGACCGGACCGTCCCACGTAACCTCCGCCAGACTGGTGACCCCAACATCGAGATGTTAGTGTCGACGCGCGTTCGAAAGTCTCCGTTCTTCCACAAGTCATTCAATGAGGAGGGTGCCTGGCGGGCAACCGTCTACAACCGTCTCTATCACCCGCGCGGCCTCATCGAACCCGAAGATGGCGGTGTGATGAAGGAGTACGACGCACTGACCAACACCGTCACCCTCTGGGACGTTGCCGTAGAGCGCCAGATTCGTGTCAAAGGGCCTGACGCCGAAGCGCTAACGAACTACGTCGTCACACGCGACGTGACAGGTATGGACGCCATGGACGGGAAGTACGTCATCCTCTGTAACGAGGACGGTGGCGTCCTGAACGACCCCGTCCTCCTGCGTCCCGAGGAAGACGAGTTCTGGTTCTCCATCTCGGACTCGACGCTGATGCAGTGGCTCCAAGGTGTCAACGTCGACAACGATTTCGACGTCGAAATCGACGAGATCGACGTCGCACCGATGCAGATACAGGGTCCGAAAGCGCTTGACGTGATGGTCGATGTCGTCGGCGACGAGGTCAAAGATGTCCCGTACTACGGCCTGATGGACGGCGAAATCAACGGGGCCGACGTGCTCATCAGCCAGACCGGCTTCTCCGGTGAGAAAGGGTTCGAGATTTACGTCCGAAACGCCCACGAGGACGCTGAGAAGGTATGGGACCCAGTTATGGAGTCCGTCAAAGACCACGGTGGTCGCCAGATCGCGCCGGGACACCACCGCCGGATTGCCGCCGGTATCATGTCCTGGGGTCAGGACCTCGACCACGAGACCTCCCCGTTCCAGGTCAATCTGGGCTATCACGTCCCTGACGACAAGGAGGCTGACTACATCGGGAAAGAGGTGCTCGAAGAGCAGAAAGAACAGATCGAGAACGGTAACTACCCGTTCCAGCACAAGCTTATCGGCCTGAAGATTGCCGGTGAGCCGATCCGCGACTACGCCCCCGACTTCTGGCTTATCTCTGATCCGGACACGGGCGAGGAGTGTGGCTACCTCACGTCCCCGTGGTGGAACCCGGACCTCGAAACCAACATCGGGATGGGGTTCGTCCCGGCCGAGAAGATTCAGGAAGTCACAGATACGCCGCTCAACGACGAGATTTACGACGAGGAACTGGACTTAGAGTTCCAGGTTCATCTCCCAGACGAGTACGCAGAGGAACCCGGCGAACCGGTGTTCGCCACCGCCGCGAAGGTGCCGTTCAAGGAGTCGGTCAATCCCAGCGCCCGTGAGCAGGCGAAGCTCAACGCCCGCAAAGAAGCCGAAAGCGACGACTAA
- a CDS encoding methylenetetrahydrofolate reductase, with the protein MALGTHAVSNSQGVQTLLTSARFELMPFESFDEEITHLPDDATIAITTSPQLGIEKTVEKTEQAAAMGYDVVPHVAARYVEDRAQLEAIAGRLDQAGITDIFVPGGDREEPAGEFESALDLLEALADTEYDFEEVGITGYPEGHDFIDDETLAESMARKAPYATYIVTQLCYDPDAVLEWVEEIRARGIELPVEVGIPGVMNYQRLMQISQKVGVGDSIKFLRKTTGILGFVKQLVGSRGTYEPDELIDGLAPYVGDNDYNIRGIHIYTFNQTPDTEKWRHKRLDS; encoded by the coding sequence ATGGCCCTCGGAACTCACGCAGTCTCAAACAGTCAGGGTGTCCAGACGCTGCTGACGAGCGCCCGATTCGAACTGATGCCGTTCGAAAGCTTCGACGAGGAAATCACCCACCTTCCCGACGACGCGACCATCGCAATTACGACCTCGCCACAGCTCGGTATCGAGAAGACCGTCGAAAAGACGGAGCAAGCCGCTGCAATGGGGTACGATGTCGTGCCGCACGTCGCAGCCCGCTACGTGGAAGACCGGGCGCAACTCGAAGCAATAGCCGGGCGACTGGACCAGGCAGGCATCACGGACATTTTCGTCCCTGGCGGTGACCGCGAAGAACCGGCCGGCGAGTTCGAGTCGGCGCTCGACCTGCTCGAAGCGCTCGCGGACACCGAGTACGACTTCGAGGAGGTGGGCATCACGGGCTACCCCGAGGGGCACGACTTCATCGACGACGAGACGCTGGCGGAGTCGATGGCACGGAAAGCACCGTACGCAACGTACATCGTCACGCAACTCTGCTACGACCCGGATGCTGTGTTGGAGTGGGTCGAAGAGATCCGTGCTCGCGGTATCGAACTCCCGGTCGAAGTCGGCATCCCGGGGGTAATGAACTACCAGCGACTGATGCAGATCTCCCAGAAAGTCGGTGTCGGTGACTCGATCAAATTCCTCAGAAAGACCACAGGCATTCTCGGATTCGTCAAGCAACTGGTCGGTTCTCGCGGGACCTACGAACCAGACGAACTCATCGACGGCCTCGCGCCATACGTCGGAGACAACGACTACAACATCCGGGGCATCCACATCTACACTTTCAATCAGACGCCCGACACGGAGAAATGGCGGCACAAGCGTCTCGATTCCTGA
- a CDS encoding serine protease, which translates to MDYAPVTHTTTDRQLGRLPSGRDVSVTVHRYVGGSGPTVYIQAAQHGIELNGPAALRRLHDRLTDVAIAGRVLVVPVVNQLAFDHRSYMTPGEYDVMNPNLNRVWPGDECGSLQEQFAARLWELVKGADAAVDLHTGTADMLEHVRCRAGDPAAERLAEAFGTSYRLTDVPDDTDDDKSGRTFRAATAAAGIPVITAELSNSRRIVQDAVAAGVDGIQNLLRERGVLPEEPESKPSQTVLRNDAEPVTASESGLFESRPDITVGDTVDAGERLGTVYEPASFEQQQVVPATERGVIFSIARESVVVKGERLAGIAIPG; encoded by the coding sequence ATGGACTACGCGCCCGTCACGCACACGACGACTGACCGACAGCTCGGACGATTGCCGTCAGGGCGAGACGTGTCTGTGACTGTCCACCGGTACGTCGGCGGTTCCGGACCGACTGTGTATATTCAGGCGGCGCAACACGGCATCGAACTCAACGGTCCAGCCGCGTTGCGACGGCTCCACGACCGCCTGACTGACGTGGCCATCGCTGGGAGGGTGCTTGTCGTCCCAGTGGTGAACCAGCTTGCGTTCGACCACCGGTCATACATGACCCCCGGTGAGTACGACGTGATGAACCCGAACCTGAACCGCGTGTGGCCGGGCGACGAGTGCGGGAGCTTACAGGAGCAGTTCGCCGCCCGACTGTGGGAACTCGTCAAAGGCGCCGACGCGGCAGTCGACCTCCACACAGGCACGGCAGATATGCTGGAACACGTCAGATGCCGGGCGGGCGACCCGGCCGCCGAGCGCCTCGCCGAAGCGTTCGGTACGTCCTACAGGCTCACCGACGTACCCGATGACACAGACGACGACAAGTCCGGAAGGACGTTCCGGGCTGCGACTGCAGCAGCCGGGATTCCAGTTATCACTGCAGAACTGTCGAACAGTCGTCGGATTGTACAGGACGCGGTTGCAGCGGGTGTCGACGGGATACAGAATCTTCTACGCGAGCGTGGCGTTCTCCCTGAAGAACCCGAGTCGAAACCGTCACAAACGGTACTCCGAAACGATGCGGAGCCGGTCACCGCGTCGGAATCGGGGCTGTTCGAATCCCGGCCAGACATCACCGTCGGCGACACTGTCGACGCCGGGGAGCGACTGGGAACTGTATACGAACCAGCCTCCTTCGAGCAACAACAGGTCGTTCCAGCGACAGAACGAGGAGTGATATTCTCGATTGCCAGGGAGTCCGTCGTCGTGAAGGGGGAGCGTCTCGCGGGTATCGCGATACCGGGATAA